One Pasteurella dagmatis DNA segment encodes these proteins:
- a CDS encoding iron transporter — MKKALLTTTLLASILAAPSALAFKEFPIGEPVEMNGMEIAAVYLQPVDMEPRGMGLSAKASDIHLEADIHAIKGNVNGFGEGEWMPYLTINYTLINTDTNEKQEGTFMPMVASDGPHYGLNIKMMGVGNYKLTYHIEPPPKAGMHRHTDEETGVGRWWKPFDVNYEFKYTGLN; from the coding sequence ATGAAAAAAGCACTCTTAACAACCACCTTGCTGGCAAGCATTTTAGCTGCGCCATCTGCATTAGCTTTCAAAGAGTTTCCAATTGGTGAGCCTGTTGAAATGAATGGTATGGAAATTGCAGCAGTTTACTTACAGCCTGTTGATATGGAGCCTCGAGGTATGGGATTATCTGCGAAAGCGTCTGATATTCACTTAGAAGCAGATATTCATGCTATCAAAGGTAACGTAAATGGCTTTGGCGAAGGTGAATGGATGCCGTATTTGACTATCAACTATACCTTAATCAATACAGATACTAATGAAAAACAAGAAGGTACATTTATGCCAATGGTGGCAAGTGATGGTCCTCACTATGGTTTAAATATTAAAATGATGGGCGTAGGTAACTACAAATTAACCTACCATATTGAGCCACCACCAAAAGCAGGTATGCACCGCCACACTGATGAAGAAACAGGTGTAGGCCGCTGGTGGAAACCATTCGATGTAAATTATGAATTTAAGTACACAGGCTTAAATTGA
- a CDS encoding ABC transporter ATP-binding protein — protein MSKNVIETQHLYKRFEQITALEDINIHIQKGEFVAIMGASGSGKTTLMNILTGLDTATEGKVILDGIDAAQLDEIGRQRFRAEKIGLVFQQFHLIPYLTALENVMLAQHYHSVVDEDAAKAVLTQVGLAHRFDHRPSQLSGGEQQRVCIARALVNQPPVIFADEPTGNLDEKNEQLVLDLLISLNKQGRTIVMVTHNPDLGKLANRIIFLQHGKLLREQSNEN, from the coding sequence ATGTCAAAAAATGTGATTGAAACCCAACACCTTTATAAAAGATTTGAACAAATAACCGCACTTGAGGACATTAATATTCATATTCAAAAAGGAGAATTTGTGGCAATAATGGGGGCTTCAGGTTCTGGGAAAACCACCTTGATGAACATTCTCACAGGATTGGATACCGCAACAGAAGGCAAAGTGATTTTAGATGGCATTGATGCCGCACAACTTGATGAAATAGGTCGTCAACGATTTCGAGCCGAAAAAATCGGCTTAGTTTTCCAACAATTCCATTTAATTCCCTATCTCACAGCTCTTGAAAACGTGATGCTTGCACAACATTATCATAGTGTTGTCGATGAAGATGCCGCTAAAGCGGTATTAACTCAAGTGGGATTAGCACACCGTTTTGATCATCGCCCTAGCCAATTATCAGGCGGTGAGCAACAACGTGTTTGTATTGCACGAGCATTAGTCAATCAACCTCCCGTCATTTTTGCCGATGAACCAACCGGTAACCTTGATGAAAAAAATGAACAACTGGTTCTCGATCTACTCATATCCCTTAACAAGCAAGGTAGAACTATCGTAATGGTCACACACAACCCCGATTTAGGAAAATTAGCCAACCGCATTATTTTCCTGCAACATGGGAAATTATTGCGAGAACAAAGCAATGAAAATTAA
- a CDS encoding TlpA family protein disulfide reductase, translating to MKIKSFLFVVLHLCLLSAVSFSLISCKDESAEIGHPAPEIAVFDLQGNTVNLTQYKGKTILLNFWSENCGICIAELKQFEQLIKQYPAHNLHILAINIDGEKAKTQDVVNQREIMLPVVKDQLKITAERYKLIGTPSSFVIDPEGKILYKFESLIPDDFLHLLFQGKIKGQ from the coding sequence ATGAAAATTAAATCATTTTTATTTGTTGTTTTACATTTATGCTTGCTAAGTGCGGTTAGTTTTTCATTAATTTCATGTAAAGACGAAAGTGCAGAAATAGGTCATCCTGCACCAGAAATTGCGGTTTTCGATTTACAAGGGAATACGGTTAACCTGACACAATACAAAGGAAAGACCATATTGCTCAATTTCTGGTCAGAAAATTGTGGTATATGTATTGCAGAACTTAAACAGTTTGAACAACTAATAAAGCAATATCCAGCACATAATTTACATATCCTTGCAATAAATATTGATGGTGAGAAAGCAAAAACACAAGATGTTGTAAATCAAAGAGAAATTATGTTACCCGTAGTCAAAGATCAACTCAAAATTACCGCAGAGCGTTATAAATTGATTGGCACCCCCTCTTCTTTCGTTATTGACCCCGAAGGCAAAATCCTTTATAAATTCGAAAGCTTAATCCCTGATGATTTTTTACACTTACTTTTTCAAGGAAAAATTAAAGGTCAATAA
- a CDS encoding Fe-S-containing protein produces the protein MNYFFTFFLQNELPFALLLGSMWSYSSQIKIKRVIWLSVLSFFVGALFILNLPNKQTILLGLNIFLLLSFILFYANIFLYIEKLRYFWHCVLLFIAGIYWGKDPNIVAITQTDVINTDFILNISAIVLAIFLCLFLVAWLVVLIQQSKTQQKLTALPKWIITIILLLLLTPLCGDILLNLMKLQQIELTKVRLSFVAKSGSLTQYFNYLHSIILLSCIILFFSRVHLLRKLTFNNETHPIEKRKKLSILLTSQRLILWGIFAILIIVGSQLYWDKIASQPPQLSAATPVTLDHNNQIHIPIEQVSDGKLHRFVWIADDGKAVRFFLINRLSDRLSLAAVFDACILCGDQGYVMEGDQVVCVGCGVRMFIPSIGKPGGCNPVPIENWQQTENYVVLSKKNLEDGLNYFSTIVEIDVIDPVDQSKLKNTQTEHKYSYEGKTYFFANESNLNSFRDAPENYIKQQEGK, from the coding sequence ATGAATTACTTCTTTACTTTTTTCTTGCAAAATGAGCTGCCTTTTGCACTTTTACTCGGCTCAATGTGGTCTTACTCATCACAAATAAAAATTAAACGAGTGATTTGGCTAAGCGTATTGAGTTTTTTTGTAGGCGCATTGTTCATTCTTAACCTACCCAATAAACAAACAATTTTATTAGGTCTAAATATCTTCCTATTACTTTCTTTTATTTTGTTTTATGCCAATATTTTCTTGTATATTGAAAAACTACGTTATTTCTGGCATTGCGTACTGCTTTTTATCGCAGGAATTTATTGGGGTAAAGATCCTAATATTGTGGCAATCACACAAACAGATGTCATTAATACTGATTTCATTTTAAATATCAGTGCGATCGTTCTTGCGATTTTCCTTTGTTTATTCTTAGTTGCTTGGCTTGTTGTATTAATCCAACAAAGCAAAACGCAACAAAAATTAACCGCACTTCCCAAATGGATCATCACAATCATTTTACTATTATTGTTGACGCCACTTTGTGGAGATATTTTATTAAATTTAATGAAACTACAACAAATTGAACTGACCAAAGTTCGGTTAAGTTTTGTAGCAAAATCAGGCAGTCTCACCCAATATTTCAATTATTTGCACAGCATAATCTTACTGTCATGTATCATACTATTCTTCTCACGAGTGCATCTATTGAGAAAATTAACATTTAATAATGAGACTCACCCGATTGAAAAACGTAAAAAATTATCAATATTGTTAACATCTCAACGCCTGATCTTATGGGGCATTTTTGCCATTTTAATCATTGTAGGAAGCCAATTATATTGGGATAAAATAGCCTCTCAGCCCCCACAATTATCCGCAGCTACCCCTGTCACCTTAGATCATAATAACCAAATTCATATTCCAATTGAGCAAGTCAGTGATGGCAAATTACATCGTTTTGTCTGGATTGCAGATGATGGTAAAGCGGTACGTTTCTTCCTGATTAATCGCTTATCAGATCGTTTAAGTCTTGCAGCGGTGTTTGATGCTTGTATTCTTTGTGGTGATCAAGGCTATGTAATGGAAGGAGACCAAGTCGTTTGTGTCGGCTGTGGCGTGCGAATGTTTATTCCATCTATTGGCAAACCTGGTGGCTGTAACCCTGTACCGATTGAAAATTGGCAACAAACAGAAAATTATGTGGTTTTAAGTAAAAAAAATTTAGAAGACGGTTTAAATTACTTCTCAACTATCGTAGAAATTGACGTCATCGATCCCGTAGATCAAAGCAAATTAAAAAATACCCAAACAGAACATAAATATAGCTACGAAGGCAAAACCTACTTCTTTGCCAATGAAAGTAACCTTAACAGCTTCCGGGATGCACCAGAAAACTACATTAAACAACAAGAGGGAAAATAA
- a CDS encoding c-type cytochrome, whose protein sequence is MKKTYSTLFLTTVFMLSAGTVQASVEHGQKLFKQSCSFCHGNNAEKSALNQSKILNQLPASEIVNSLKARKEGQIVGAGNAAKSRLSPEDMQAIADFIQTLK, encoded by the coding sequence ATGAAAAAAACTTACTCTACTCTATTCTTAACGACAGTATTTATGTTATCGGCTGGTACCGTTCAAGCAAGTGTTGAACATGGACAAAAATTGTTTAAACAATCGTGTTCCTTCTGCCACGGAAATAATGCTGAAAAATCAGCACTTAATCAATCTAAGATCTTAAATCAATTACCTGCAAGTGAAATTGTGAACTCACTTAAAGCACGTAAAGAAGGTCAAATCGTTGGTGCAGGTAATGCTGCAAAATCACGTTTATCACCGGAAGATATGCAAGCCATTGCAGACTTCATTCAAACCCTCAAATAA
- a CDS encoding pyrimidine dimer DNA glycosylase/endonuclease V: MTRINLIPVDELCDQHLLAEHRELTRIPNAVAKGKFNLAGQPDDYKLGSGHVRFFFNKLAFLKRRYDLLHQECLARGFNVKYIWPTDLPEDPLLWLDYEPTQNALEANKTRIEERMPAKPRFTQVKS; the protein is encoded by the coding sequence ATGACGAGAATTAATCTTATCCCTGTAGATGAGCTTTGTGATCAACATTTACTTGCAGAACATAGAGAACTCACCAGAATTCCTAATGCCGTTGCTAAAGGGAAGTTTAACCTAGCAGGACAGCCTGATGACTATAAATTAGGCTCTGGTCATGTGCGTTTCTTTTTCAATAAACTAGCATTTTTAAAACGACGTTATGATTTATTACATCAAGAATGTCTTGCCAGAGGGTTTAATGTAAAATATATCTGGCCAACAGACTTGCCTGAAGATCCTTTATTATGGCTCGATTACGAGCCCACTCAAAATGCCTTAGAGGCAAATAAAACGAGAATTGAGGAGCGAATGCCCGCTAAACCTCGCTTTACTCAAGTTAAATCTTGA
- a CDS encoding ABC transporter permease produces the protein MFWRLIFQSLRLRLQRVLIIFAALTVGASIVTAMAAVYFDINTKMSQELRTFGANFYIGSNSSGLIQEQQLQQIIQQAPEGLISAASPYLYGVTRSELEKIVIMGVWFGNIRTLSPYWQITGSAIGVNFDDRNAMIGKTLAERLNLKIGDKLTLTKNNNEKHRFNIKAIIESGDATDNMLIVSLEFAQTWLDKRGQATNVLMNVKNDQGQVDAFATQLKKQYPELEIRPIRKVSASEGKILDKIKGLMGLISAVILVLATLCVNTTLIAIVGERAKEFALQKALGAKRKDIILQIATEILMIALCAILVGLILGYILAQLLGLTVFKASIDMRLPVLPITIILSLLVAFIAVIVPARRALHIQTANVLKGE, from the coding sequence ATGTTTTGGCGCTTGATTTTCCAATCCCTTCGTTTACGTCTACAACGTGTATTGATTATTTTTGCAGCCTTAACTGTTGGAGCAAGTATTGTTACAGCAATGGCTGCCGTGTATTTTGATATCAACACTAAAATGAGCCAAGAATTACGTACATTTGGTGCAAACTTCTATATTGGTTCAAATTCCAGTGGCTTAATTCAAGAACAGCAATTACAGCAAATTATCCAACAAGCACCAGAAGGTTTAATTAGTGCAGCAAGTCCTTATTTATATGGTGTCACTCGCAGTGAATTAGAAAAAATAGTGATTATGGGGGTTTGGTTTGGAAATATTCGAACTCTATCACCTTATTGGCAAATTACGGGGTCAGCGATTGGTGTAAATTTTGATGATCGCAATGCAATGATTGGAAAAACCTTAGCGGAGCGCTTAAATTTAAAAATTGGCGATAAATTAACTTTAACCAAAAATAACAATGAAAAACACCGTTTTAATATTAAGGCAATCATCGAATCAGGCGATGCTACCGATAATATGTTAATTGTGAGTTTAGAATTTGCACAAACTTGGCTTGATAAAAGAGGACAAGCGACGAACGTCTTGATGAATGTGAAAAATGATCAAGGGCAAGTAGATGCTTTTGCTACACAGTTAAAAAAACAATATCCAGAATTAGAAATCCGCCCAATTCGTAAAGTATCTGCATCGGAAGGGAAAATTCTAGATAAGATCAAAGGATTAATGGGATTGATCTCTGCTGTCATTCTTGTACTTGCAACCCTTTGTGTGAATACCACCTTAATAGCTATCGTAGGCGAACGTGCTAAAGAATTCGCCTTACAAAAAGCATTAGGCGCCAAACGCAAGGATATCATTTTGCAAATTGCGACTGAAATTTTAATGATTGCCCTTTGCGCCATTTTAGTAGGCTTGATTCTCGGCTACATTTTAGCTCAATTACTCGGTTTAACAGTGTTTAAAGCTAGCATTGATATGCGTCTACCTGTATTGCCAATCACGATAATACTTTCATTATTAGTGGCATTTATCGCTGTTATAGTCCCAGCTCGTCGTGCCTTACATATTCAAACCGCCAATGTATTGAAAGGCGAATAG
- a CDS encoding ABC transporter permease: MLLRMLFQSWRFGLKRKFLAIITIFLAAGLVSALLAVSIDIGDKMARELKSYGANILVKPASSAILPDDVNGASALASQDFLDEKELPNVKDIFWRNNIVGFAPLLSADIKAQKHNESAVKNIQILGTFFDHQIAIPDEDTYHTGQKIISPYWKVQGEWVDDFNGQFENIIPALIGEQLAQNTHWVTGDRIQLYYKEGEFSHQLEVEIKGVLATGGSEEQQLVMPLSAVQKLLNLQGKVQAIKVSALTVPENALSRKARANVDGLNAEEYDRWYCTAYVSSISHQLEEAISGSVVRPIWQVAASEGVVIEKIQLLLAVVTVAALIAAAMGIASLMSTTIIERSKEIGLMKALGAYQWQIVLLFYSEAIISALFGGLLGCIAGWGLARFIGTALFGTPLDFAWIVIPCVLVLSVLIALIGTWFPAHRIARLYPVEVLYGR, encoded by the coding sequence ATGCTATTGCGAATGTTATTTCAATCTTGGCGATTCGGTTTAAAACGTAAATTTCTTGCAATTATTACTATTTTTCTCGCGGCAGGTTTAGTGTCTGCGTTACTTGCTGTGTCCATTGATATTGGCGACAAAATGGCACGCGAATTGAAATCTTACGGCGCAAATATTCTAGTTAAACCAGCAAGTAGTGCGATTTTACCTGATGATGTTAATGGTGCAAGTGCCCTTGCCTCACAAGATTTCCTCGATGAAAAAGAACTACCGAACGTCAAAGATATTTTCTGGCGTAACAATATCGTCGGCTTTGCTCCCTTATTAAGTGCTGATATAAAAGCTCAAAAACACAATGAAAGTGCGGTCAAAAATATTCAAATTTTAGGCACTTTCTTCGATCACCAAATTGCAATCCCTGATGAAGATACTTACCACACTGGGCAAAAAATTATTAGTCCTTATTGGAAAGTGCAAGGCGAATGGGTAGATGATTTTAATGGTCAATTTGAAAATATTATTCCGGCTTTAATTGGTGAACAATTAGCCCAAAATACCCACTGGGTGACTGGCGATCGTATTCAATTGTATTACAAAGAAGGGGAATTTTCACATCAACTTGAGGTTGAAATAAAAGGCGTACTTGCAACAGGTGGTTCTGAAGAGCAACAGCTTGTGATGCCTTTAAGTGCAGTGCAAAAATTACTAAATTTACAAGGCAAAGTTCAAGCGATTAAAGTATCTGCCTTAACGGTGCCTGAAAATGCACTTTCACGCAAAGCTCGTGCAAATGTAGATGGGTTAAATGCTGAAGAATATGACCGTTGGTACTGTACTGCTTACGTGTCTTCTATTTCTCATCAATTAGAAGAGGCGATTTCTGGTTCAGTAGTGCGACCCATTTGGCAAGTAGCGGCTTCTGAAGGAGTAGTGATAGAAAAAATTCAATTATTACTCGCTGTTGTAACCGTAGCAGCATTAATTGCCGCAGCAATGGGTATAGCCTCATTAATGAGCACCACCATTATCGAACGCAGCAAGGAGATTGGATTAATGAAAGCCCTTGGTGCTTACCAATGGCAAATAGTCTTATTATTTTATTCCGAAGCTATTATTAGTGCATTATTCGGTGGTTTACTTGGCTGTATTGCTGGTTGGGGATTAGCACGCTTTATTGGTACTGCACTATTTGGTACACCACTCGACTTTGCTTGGATCGTAATACCTTGCGTTTTGGTCTTATCAGTTTTAATCGCACTGATTGGTACTTGGTTCCCTGCCCATCGTATTGCACGCTTGTATCCAGTAGAGGTGTTATATGGGCGTTAA
- the sixA gene encoding phosphohistidine phosphatase SixA: MDIFVMRHGEAEMNAGSDQDRKLNLRGLQQANSQGMWLKSTALFDKVLVSPYIRAQETFKQINLIFGDILTSRQETWQGITPYGNSNIVIDYLDVLAEQGVKSVLIISHLPLVGEIVSALCGSNGVRFYPSTVAHIVWDRKTGHLEQIKYPE; encoded by the coding sequence ATGGATATTTTTGTAATGCGCCACGGTGAAGCAGAAATGAACGCAGGTTCGGATCAGGATAGAAAACTGAATTTGCGAGGATTACAGCAAGCAAACTCTCAAGGAATGTGGCTAAAATCGACTGCACTTTTTGATAAAGTTTTAGTCAGTCCTTATATTCGTGCACAGGAAACATTTAAACAAATTAATTTAATTTTTGGTGATATATTGACCTCTCGTCAAGAAACTTGGCAAGGAATTACGCCTTACGGCAATTCAAATATCGTGATTGATTATCTTGATGTATTGGCTGAACAAGGGGTAAAGTCTGTATTGATTATTTCACATCTACCTTTAGTGGGAGAAATTGTCAGTGCGTTGTGTGGAAGTAATGGTGTTCGTTTTTATCCTTCCACTGTTGCACACATAGTTTGGGATAGAAAAACTGGTCATTTGGAGCAAATAAAGTATCCTGAGTGA
- a CDS encoding YcgL domain-containing protein → MLCAIYKSKRKIGTYLYVEKRDQFNQVPDVLREAFGTPIFVMMFNLNGEKPLVNADKEAVLKQIQEKGFYLQIPKEDDWLFKI, encoded by the coding sequence ATGCTGTGTGCAATTTATAAAAGTAAGCGAAAAATTGGAACTTATTTATATGTAGAAAAGCGTGATCAATTTAACCAAGTTCCCGATGTGTTAAGAGAGGCATTTGGTACACCTATTTTCGTGATGATGTTTAATTTAAACGGTGAAAAACCTTTAGTAAATGCAGATAAGGAGGCAGTCTTAAAACAAATCCAAGAAAAAGGTTTCTATCTGCAAATACCAAAAGAGGATGATTGGTTATTCAAGATTTAA
- the minC gene encoding septum site-determining protein MinC, which produces MAQDIVEFHTGQFSSVFITLNSTSLTVIKRNLNRKIQNSPSFFDNIAVILKFTPSLEKIDLIALKALFAEYRIQIIGVSDWQHDLQKEIILTANLPLLGKSGEILDILPQPRYLPTKVIEQSVSANQVIYAKNSDLIIHGNVEEGAEVAADGNIHIYGKLLGRAMAGVNSSSGAIYTQYLDAEFIAVNSRFIYKEKLPSEYRQSAVRIFAEKEKLAFSTF; this is translated from the coding sequence ATGGCACAGGATATCGTGGAATTTCATACTGGACAATTTTCGTCAGTTTTCATCACTTTGAACAGCACGAGCCTCACCGTCATTAAACGTAACCTGAATAGGAAAATTCAAAACTCTCCGTCATTTTTTGACAATATCGCAGTCATTCTTAAATTCACACCAAGCCTTGAAAAAATCGATTTAATTGCACTTAAAGCATTATTTGCCGAATATCGAATTCAAATTATTGGTGTATCTGATTGGCAACATGACTTACAAAAAGAAATTATTTTAACTGCGAATCTACCATTATTAGGAAAAAGTGGCGAAATATTGGATATTCTGCCACAACCGCGGTATTTACCTACAAAGGTTATTGAGCAAAGCGTAAGTGCAAATCAAGTTATTTATGCAAAAAATAGCGATTTAATCATTCACGGCAACGTTGAAGAAGGTGCAGAAGTTGCGGCAGATGGCAATATTCATATCTATGGAAAATTGCTAGGTAGAGCAATGGCTGGTGTGAATTCAAGTTCAGGTGCAATTTATACCCAATATTTAGATGCCGAATTTATCGCTGTAAATAGCCGTTTTATTTATAAAGAAAAGCTCCCAAGCGAATATCGCCAAAGTGCGGTCAGAATTTTTGCAGAAAAAGAAAAACTTGCATTTTCCACATTCTAA